A region of Massilia sp. KIM DNA encodes the following proteins:
- a CDS encoding ATP-dependent Clp protease proteolytic subunit, whose translation MSEDNAQNGKAAWFTLSGDVNSDMVHRVFEAVATMTEDGIDTAHVLVQSNGGYVSDGLCLYNFLANSPIKFVMYNGGAVASIAVILFLSGDERYCSETARFMVHKSHATASPGSRPDALNIIVEGLRADDARTESILRKKVELTPEQWGIHQYSDLHLNSRDAKIAGLVNDIRDFRPPKGAMLRNI comes from the coding sequence ATGAGCGAAGACAATGCACAGAATGGAAAAGCAGCCTGGTTCACCCTGTCTGGCGATGTGAATAGTGACATGGTGCACCGCGTGTTCGAGGCGGTCGCGACCATGACCGAGGACGGCATCGACACCGCCCACGTCCTGGTGCAGTCGAACGGCGGCTACGTCAGCGACGGCCTGTGCCTGTACAACTTCCTGGCCAACTCGCCGATCAAGTTCGTCATGTACAACGGCGGCGCGGTCGCGTCGATCGCGGTGATCCTCTTCCTCTCGGGGGACGAGCGCTATTGCAGCGAAACCGCGCGCTTCATGGTGCACAAGTCGCATGCCACGGCCTCGCCCGGCTCGCGCCCCGACGCCCTCAACATCATCGTCGAGGGCCTGCGTGCGGACGATGCGCGCACCGAGTCGATCCTGCGCAAGAAGGTCGAGCTCACGCCCGAGCAGTGGGGCATCCACCAGTATTCGGACCTGCACCTGAACTCGCGCGACGCCAAGATCGCCGGCCTGGTCAACGATATCCGCGACTTCCGCCCGCCCAAGGGCGCGATGCTGCGCAATATCTGA
- the gcvP gene encoding aminomethyl-transferring glycine dehydrogenase: protein MTRTSLTQLEARDSFIPRHIGPSESEQAAMLSTLGYASRAALIDAVVPANIRRQDTLDLGQFTEPRTEEDALGVLKALASKNKVMKSLIGQGYYGTHTPKVILRNIFENPAWYTAYTPYQPEISQGRLEAILNFQQVVIDLTGMGIANSSMLDEGTAAAEAMTLIQRVGKSSSKVFYVADDVLPQTREVLETRAQPIGVEIRSIAAADIEKLEESCFGVLLQYPGVNGEVRDYRAAVEKLHAAGAMVVVAADLLALTMLTPPGEWGADVVVGNSQRFGVPLGFGGPHAGYLATRDEFKRSMAGRLVGVTVDAQGNQAYRLALQTREQHIRREKATSNICTAQVLLAVMAGMYAVYHGPQGLKRIAQRVHRQTAILAAGLRQLGVSVTNTTFFDTLTIEGDAEALHAAAQQAGINLRRIDAGHVGVSLDETTTRDDLALLFSVFGQGKSLDLEALDASVADAFPAALTRESAYLTHPTFNRYHAEHEMLRYLRSLADKDLALDRTMIPLGSCTMKLNATSEMIPVTWPEFSNIHPLAPNDQTVGYREMIAQLEAMLCAATGYAAISLQPNAGSQGEYAGLLVIQKYHESRGEGHRNICLIPSSAHGTNPASASMVGMKVVVTACDENGNVDLADLKAKAEQYSKDLACVMITYPSTHGVFEEGIRELCEIVHQHGGQVYVDGANMNAMVGVAAPGSFGGDVSHLNLHKTFCIPHGGGGPGVGPIGVGAHLAKFLPNQLSTGYVRDEAGIGAVSAAAYGSASILPISWMYIAMMGARGLTEATEVAILNANYIARRLAPHYPVLYTGHDGLVAHECIIDLRPLQDKTGISNEDVAKRLMDFGFHAPTMSFPVPGTLMIEPTESESKAELDRFIEAMITIHAEIVKVERGEYDKMDNPLKGAPHTAEVVTADDWQHGYSREVAAFPVASLRKKKYWPPVGRADNVYGDRNLFCGCAPISDYE from the coding sequence ATGACCCGCACCAGCCTCACCCAACTTGAAGCCCGCGATTCCTTCATCCCGCGCCACATCGGCCCGTCCGAATCCGAACAGGCAGCGATGCTGTCGACCCTCGGCTACGCCAGCCGCGCCGCGCTGATCGACGCCGTCGTCCCGGCCAACATCCGCCGCCAGGACACCCTCGACCTCGGCCAGTTCACCGAGCCGCGCACCGAAGAAGACGCGCTGGGCGTCCTGAAGGCGCTGGCTTCCAAGAACAAGGTCATGAAGTCGCTGATCGGCCAGGGCTACTACGGCACCCACACGCCCAAGGTCATCCTGCGCAACATCTTCGAGAACCCGGCCTGGTACACCGCCTACACCCCCTACCAGCCCGAGATCTCGCAGGGCCGCCTGGAAGCGATCCTGAACTTCCAGCAGGTCGTGATCGACCTCACCGGCATGGGCATCGCCAACTCCTCGATGCTGGACGAAGGCACCGCCGCCGCCGAAGCCATGACCCTGATCCAGCGCGTCGGCAAGTCGAGCTCCAAGGTGTTCTACGTGGCCGACGACGTGCTGCCGCAGACCCGTGAAGTGCTCGAGACCCGCGCCCAGCCGATCGGCGTCGAGATCCGCAGCATCGCCGCCGCCGACATCGAGAAGCTGGAAGAGAGCTGCTTCGGCGTGCTGCTCCAGTACCCGGGCGTGAACGGCGAAGTGCGCGACTATCGCGCCGCCGTCGAGAAGCTGCACGCCGCCGGCGCCATGGTGGTGGTGGCCGCCGACCTGCTGGCCCTGACCATGCTGACCCCGCCGGGCGAATGGGGCGCCGACGTGGTGGTCGGCAACAGCCAGCGCTTCGGCGTGCCGCTCGGTTTCGGCGGCCCGCACGCGGGCTACCTGGCCACCCGCGACGAATTCAAGCGCAGCATGGCCGGCCGCCTGGTCGGCGTGACCGTGGACGCGCAGGGCAACCAGGCCTATCGCCTGGCGCTGCAGACCCGCGAACAGCACATCCGCCGCGAAAAGGCGACCTCGAACATCTGCACCGCCCAGGTGCTGCTGGCCGTGATGGCCGGCATGTACGCGGTCTACCACGGCCCGCAGGGCCTCAAGCGCATCGCCCAGCGCGTGCACCGCCAGACCGCCATCCTGGCGGCCGGCCTGCGCCAGCTCGGCGTGAGCGTGACCAACACCACCTTCTTCGACACCCTCACCATCGAGGGCGACGCCGAGGCCCTGCACGCCGCCGCGCAGCAGGCCGGCATCAACCTGCGCCGCATCGACGCCGGCCACGTGGGCGTGTCGCTGGACGAGACCACCACCCGCGACGACCTGGCCCTGCTGTTCTCGGTCTTCGGCCAGGGCAAGAGCCTGGACCTGGAAGCCCTCGACGCGAGCGTGGCTGACGCCTTCCCGGCCGCCCTCACCCGCGAGAGCGCCTACCTGACCCACCCGACCTTCAACCGCTACCACGCCGAGCACGAGATGCTGCGCTACCTGCGCTCGCTGGCGGACAAGGACCTGGCCCTGGACCGCACCATGATCCCGCTCGGCTCCTGCACCATGAAGCTGAACGCGACCTCGGAAATGATCCCGGTCACCTGGCCCGAGTTCTCGAACATCCACCCGCTGGCCCCGAACGACCAGACCGTCGGCTACCGCGAGATGATCGCCCAGCTCGAAGCCATGCTGTGCGCCGCCACCGGCTACGCCGCCATCTCGCTGCAGCCGAACGCCGGCTCGCAGGGCGAGTACGCCGGCCTGCTGGTGATCCAGAAGTACCACGAGTCGCGCGGCGAAGGGCACCGCAACATCTGCCTGATCCCGTCCTCGGCGCACGGCACCAACCCGGCCTCGGCCAGCATGGTCGGCATGAAGGTCGTGGTCACCGCCTGCGACGAGAACGGCAACGTCGACCTGGCCGACCTCAAGGCCAAGGCCGAGCAGTACAGCAAGGACCTGGCCTGCGTGATGATCACCTACCCCTCGACCCACGGCGTGTTCGAAGAAGGCATCCGCGAGCTGTGCGAGATCGTGCACCAGCACGGCGGCCAGGTCTACGTGGACGGCGCCAACATGAACGCGATGGTCGGCGTGGCCGCCCCGGGTTCCTTCGGCGGCGACGTCAGCCACCTGAACCTGCACAAGACCTTCTGCATCCCGCACGGCGGCGGCGGCCCGGGCGTGGGCCCGATCGGCGTCGGCGCCCACCTGGCGAAGTTCCTGCCGAACCAGCTCTCGACCGGCTACGTGCGCGACGAAGCGGGCATCGGCGCGGTCTCGGCCGCGGCCTACGGCTCGGCCTCCATCCTGCCGATCTCGTGGATGTACATCGCGATGATGGGCGCGCGCGGCCTGACCGAGGCGACCGAAGTGGCGATCCTGAACGCCAACTACATCGCCCGCCGCCTGGCCCCGCACTACCCGGTGCTGTACACCGGCCACGACGGCCTGGTGGCGCACGAGTGCATCATCGACCTGCGCCCGCTGCAGGACAAGACCGGCATCAGCAACGAAGACGTGGCCAAGCGCCTGATGGACTTCGGCTTCCACGCCCCGACCATGAGCTTCCCGGTGCCGGGCACCCTGATGATCGAGCCGACCGAGTCGGAGTCGAAGGCCGAGCTGGACCGCTTCATCGAGGCGATGATCACCATCCACGCCGAGATCGTGAAGGTCGAGCGCGGCGAGTACGACAAGATGGACAATCCGCTCAAGGGCGCGCCGCACACCGCGGAAGTGGTCACCGCCGACGACTGGCAGCACGGCTACTCGCGCGAAGTGGCGGCCTTCCCGGTCGCTTCGCTGCGCAAGAAGAAGTACTGGCCGCCGGTCGGCCGCGCCGACAACGTCTACGGCGACCGTAACCTGTTCTGCGGCTGCGCGCCGATCAGCGACTACGAGTAA
- a CDS encoding methyl-accepting chemotaxis protein — protein sequence MLARLRIGPKLLLAPGAVLLLLVLLSCCAWYAMLRQNDSLESIVGQRAANLRAASSLAAQSQKAHADIYRLLSWVGGSFPLARTEPLRRDILLQHRQIAAGLAELSRLTGPQAAERRQVEQAALAHQRYAAAVRDVIELAPLDGSISANAMLKAESAFAVVAQRLANLAMIEEALSRQASQRAQADFRLMSSLMPALVLVAVVLSLAITFAVRRLLLAEILGIKAAVSGLASGDLTVRERAYGNDEIAETSRALDASILSLNHTLRSILESARLIGVASRDIKLGSLSLGSRAVFRASSLVETAGSMQELASSAHFTADSAQAANRLAASAGSALEEGGSVVERLVATLESGKRSAHRVVELVAELESAAAAAGTLALNAGLDAARTQVGADDMAALSTEVRGLARRVSASAREIGLLAAQSVAEIEGGTAWAAQAGSSMERIAHSVREVEDIVGRIGSASMGQSAKLEDVNQAIVRMDQVTRQNTTLVEEAAWAARTLQMQALALSRTMAGFRLEEPGQERVAAAQPGAKEKAAPEKQGGDAPRNLARERRRHPSSHLRLASSRK from the coding sequence ATGCTGGCCCGCCTGCGTATCGGTCCCAAGCTGCTGCTCGCCCCCGGCGCGGTGCTGCTCCTCCTGGTCCTGCTGTCGTGTTGCGCCTGGTACGCGATGCTGCGCCAGAACGATTCGCTCGAATCGATCGTCGGCCAGCGCGCCGCCAACCTGCGCGCGGCCAGCAGCCTGGCGGCGCAATCGCAGAAGGCCCATGCCGACATCTACCGGCTGCTGAGCTGGGTGGGCGGCAGCTTCCCGCTGGCGCGCACCGAGCCGCTGCGGCGCGACATCCTGCTCCAGCACCGGCAGATCGCCGCCGGCCTGGCCGAGCTGTCGCGCCTCACCGGTCCGCAGGCGGCCGAGCGCCGGCAGGTGGAGCAGGCCGCGCTGGCCCATCAACGCTACGCCGCCGCGGTGCGCGACGTGATCGAACTGGCGCCGCTGGACGGCTCGATTTCGGCCAACGCCATGCTCAAGGCCGAAAGCGCCTTCGCCGTGGTGGCCCAGCGCCTGGCCAACCTGGCCATGATCGAGGAAGCCCTGTCGCGCCAGGCCTCGCAGCGCGCCCAGGCCGACTTCCGCCTGATGTCGAGCCTGATGCCGGCCCTGGTGCTGGTTGCCGTGGTGCTGTCGCTGGCGATCACCTTCGCCGTGCGGCGGCTGCTGCTGGCTGAAATCCTGGGCATCAAGGCGGCCGTCAGCGGCCTGGCCAGCGGCGACCTGACCGTGCGCGAGCGCGCCTATGGCAACGACGAGATCGCCGAGACCTCGCGCGCCCTCGACGCCAGCATCCTCAGCCTCAATCACACGCTGCGCAGCATCCTGGAGTCCGCGCGCCTGATCGGCGTGGCCTCGCGCGACATCAAGCTGGGCAGCCTGAGCCTGGGCAGCCGCGCGGTGTTCCGCGCCAGCTCGCTGGTCGAGACCGCGGGCTCGATGCAGGAGCTGGCCAGCAGCGCCCATTTCACCGCCGACAGCGCGCAAGCGGCCAACCGCCTGGCGGCCAGCGCCGGCAGCGCGCTGGAGGAGGGCGGGAGCGTGGTCGAGCGCCTGGTCGCGACCCTGGAATCGGGCAAGCGCAGCGCCCACCGCGTGGTGGAGCTCGTCGCCGAGCTGGAGTCCGCGGCGGCGGCGGCCGGCACCCTGGCCCTGAACGCCGGCCTGGACGCGGCCCGCACCCAGGTCGGCGCGGACGACATGGCGGCCCTGAGCACCGAGGTGCGCGGCCTGGCGCGCCGCGTGTCCGCCTCGGCGCGCGAGATCGGCCTGCTGGCGGCCCAGTCGGTGGCCGAGATCGAGGGCGGCACCGCCTGGGCGGCGCAGGCCGGCAGCAGCATGGAGCGCATCGCCCACTCGGTGCGCGAGGTCGAGGACATCGTCGGGCGCATCGGCTCGGCCAGCATGGGGCAGAGCGCAAAACTCGAAGACGTCAACCAGGCCATCGTGCGCATGGACCAGGTCACGCGCCAGAACACCACCCTCGTCGAAGAGGCGGCCTGGGCCGCGCGCACCCTGCAGATGCAGGCCCTGGCGCTGTCGCGCACCATGGCCGGCTTCCGCCTCGAGGAGCCGGGCCAGGAGCGGGTGGCGGCGGCGCAACCGGGGGCGAAGGAAAAGGCGGCGCCGGAAAAACAAGGCGGCGACGCCCCGCGCAATCTCGCGCGGGAGCGTCGCCGCCATCCTTCCTCTCACCTGCGGCTCGCGTCAAGCCGCAAGTAG
- a CDS encoding lipopolysaccharide assembly protein LapB translates to MRASLRPVSLSLHAALFCAALAGAGAAAAPYEALLRDRNFQEAERQANAALAAAPRDPQAMAAKIDAILALGLEQRIEEAVALGEACVAAHPRDSGCQEGLGNALGAKAINAGIFSAMGYAGKIRDAFRKAVELDPANVSARFSLLQYYLVAPGIVGGGADKARSLAQDSLKASPEAAQLMQARLAIDEKDLSKAERLARAVEVAADSKLGDERRDTLNNIGFRYTMDKRYADGERVFRELQAAYPRHEAGVYGLGRVRQEQGRQAEAVPFFEQAAGIYPGAAVYYRLGQSLQVTGAKQKAAAAYEKALAATPALSKKQREDAQDQLKSLKQ, encoded by the coding sequence CTACGAGGCCCTGCTCAGGGACCGCAATTTCCAGGAAGCCGAGCGCCAGGCCAACGCCGCGCTAGCGGCCGCGCCGCGCGACCCGCAGGCCATGGCCGCCAAGATCGACGCCATCCTGGCCCTGGGCCTGGAACAGCGCATTGAGGAGGCGGTCGCCCTGGGCGAGGCCTGCGTCGCCGCGCATCCGCGCGATTCGGGCTGTCAGGAAGGGCTGGGCAACGCGCTCGGCGCGAAGGCGATCAATGCAGGCATCTTCTCGGCCATGGGCTACGCCGGCAAGATCCGCGACGCCTTCCGCAAGGCGGTCGAGCTGGACCCGGCCAACGTCTCGGCGCGCTTCTCGCTGCTGCAGTACTACCTGGTGGCGCCCGGCATCGTCGGCGGCGGCGCCGACAAGGCGCGGTCCCTGGCCCAGGACAGCCTGAAGGCCAGCCCCGAAGCGGCCCAGCTGATGCAGGCGCGGCTGGCGATCGACGAGAAGGACCTGTCCAAGGCCGAGCGCCTCGCGCGGGCGGTCGAGGTGGCCGCCGACAGCAAGCTGGGAGACGAGCGCCGCGACACCCTGAACAACATCGGTTTCCGCTACACGATGGACAAGCGCTACGCCGACGGCGAGCGCGTGTTCCGCGAGCTGCAGGCCGCCTACCCGCGCCACGAGGCCGGCGTCTACGGACTGGGCCGGGTGCGCCAGGAGCAGGGCAGGCAGGCGGAGGCTGTGCCCTTCTTCGAGCAGGCGGCCGGCATTTATCCCGGCGCCGCCGTGTACTACCGCCTGGGCCAGTCGCTGCAGGTCACGGGTGCGAAGCAGAAGGCCGCCGCGGCCTACGAGAAGGCCCTGGCGGCCACGCCGGCGCTGTCGAAGAAGCAGCGCGAAGACGCCCAGGACCAGCTCAAGTCGCTCAAGCAGTAG
- a CDS encoding H-NS family nucleoid-associated regulatory protein, with amino-acid sequence MARTDLSNYNLGELKGLLFDVEKELKLRERRDTKAARERILAIARSAGVSVEELLASQGGRPRKQGAQAKQPPVARYRNPQDASQTWSGRGRKPGWVSAALAEGKRLDDLLA; translated from the coding sequence ATGGCACGGACAGACCTGTCGAACTACAACCTGGGCGAGCTCAAGGGCCTGCTGTTCGATGTAGAAAAGGAACTCAAGCTGCGCGAACGGCGCGACACCAAGGCTGCGCGCGAGCGCATCCTGGCGATCGCGCGCAGCGCCGGCGTCAGCGTCGAGGAGCTTCTCGCCAGCCAGGGCGGGCGTCCGCGCAAGCAGGGGGCGCAGGCGAAGCAGCCGCCCGTTGCGCGCTACCGCAACCCACAGGACGCCAGCCAGACCTGGAGCGGGCGGGGGCGCAAACCCGGGTGGGTCAGCGCGGCGCTGGCGGAGGGCAAGCGCCTCGACGATCTTCTCGCCTGA
- the gcvT gene encoding glycine cleavage system aminomethyltransferase GcvT gives MTLKATPLNSAHRSLGAKMVDFGGWDMPVNYGSQIEEHNAVRTDAGMFDVSHMCVVDLKGANVRAFLRGLLANNVDKLQTPGKALYSCMLNPEGGVIDDLIVYFFSEDWFRIVVNAGTADKDVAWMNQQNAATQAGLAITQRRDLSDENRDPIALIAVQGPNARAKVWEVLPQTRAASEPLKPFNVVIVPDTPFGEVMVARTGYTGEDGFEIGVPASQAEAVWNAFAAAGIKPCGLGARDTLRLEAGMNLYGQDMDETVNPLDAGLGWTIDLVSERDFIGKAALQAKGQQANFVGLILREKGGILRAHQRVIAASGNSGEITSGTFSPSMQQAIALARVPLDVAVGDTVQVAIRDKQLAASVVKLPFVRNGKVLAS, from the coding sequence ATGACGCTCAAAGCGACCCCGCTCAATTCCGCACACCGCTCCCTCGGAGCCAAGATGGTCGACTTCGGCGGCTGGGACATGCCGGTCAACTACGGCTCGCAGATCGAAGAGCACAACGCGGTGCGCACCGACGCGGGCATGTTCGACGTCTCCCACATGTGCGTGGTCGACCTCAAGGGCGCCAATGTGCGCGCTTTCCTGCGCGGCCTGCTGGCCAACAACGTCGACAAGCTGCAGACCCCGGGCAAGGCCCTGTACTCCTGCATGCTGAACCCGGAAGGCGGCGTGATCGACGACCTGATCGTCTACTTCTTCAGCGAAGACTGGTTCCGCATCGTGGTCAACGCCGGCACCGCCGACAAGGACGTGGCCTGGATGAACCAGCAGAACGCCGCCACCCAGGCGGGCCTGGCCATCACCCAGCGCCGCGACCTCAGTGACGAGAACCGTGATCCGATCGCCCTGATCGCCGTCCAGGGCCCGAACGCCCGCGCCAAGGTCTGGGAGGTGCTGCCGCAGACCCGCGCCGCCTCCGAGCCCCTCAAGCCCTTCAACGTCGTCATCGTCCCCGACACCCCGTTCGGCGAGGTGATGGTCGCGCGCACCGGCTACACCGGCGAGGACGGTTTCGAGATCGGCGTGCCGGCCAGCCAGGCCGAAGCCGTGTGGAATGCCTTCGCCGCCGCCGGCATCAAGCCCTGCGGCCTGGGCGCGCGCGACACCCTGCGCCTGGAAGCCGGCATGAACCTCTACGGCCAGGACATGGACGAGACCGTGAACCCGCTGGACGCCGGCCTGGGCTGGACCATCGACCTGGTCTCGGAGCGCGACTTCATCGGCAAGGCCGCCCTGCAGGCCAAGGGCCAGCAGGCCAACTTCGTCGGCCTGATCCTGCGCGAGAAAGGCGGCATCCTGCGCGCCCACCAGCGCGTCATCGCGGCCTCCGGCAACAGCGGCGAGATCACCAGCGGCACCTTCAGCCCCTCGATGCAGCAGGCCATCGCCCTGGCCCGCGTGCCCCTCGACGTGGCGGTCGGCGACACCGTGCAGGTCGCGATCCGCGACAAGCAGCTGGCGGCCTCCGTGGTCAAGCTGCCGTTCGTGCGCAACGGCAAGGTCCTCGCATCCTGA
- the gcvH gene encoding glycine cleavage system protein GcvH — protein MNIPTDLKYTESHEWVRREADGTLTVGITEYAQDALGDIVFVELPQVGKAFTAGDDAAVVESVKAASDIYAPVSGTVTAVNQPVADAPDSINQDAYGAWLFKLQPSDAAAYDKLLDADAYGKTTDN, from the coding sequence ATGAACATCCCTACCGACCTGAAATACACCGAGTCCCACGAGTGGGTCCGCCGCGAAGCTGACGGCACCCTCACCGTCGGCATCACCGAATACGCGCAGGACGCCCTCGGCGACATCGTGTTCGTCGAACTGCCGCAGGTCGGCAAGGCCTTCACGGCCGGCGACGACGCCGCCGTGGTCGAGTCGGTCAAGGCCGCCAGCGACATCTATGCTCCGGTGTCGGGCACCGTCACCGCCGTCAACCAGCCGGTCGCCGACGCGCCCGACTCGATCAACCAGGACGCCTACGGCGCCTGGCTGTTCAAGCTGCAGCCGAGCGACGCGGCCGCCTACGACAAGCTGCTCGACGCCGACGCCTACGGCAAGACCACCGACAACTGA
- a CDS encoding outer membrane beta-barrel protein encodes MKARRIGLAAVLFAAGAAQAQLIEKLEQRRLESLPVKPGPLDKAFVPLERVYGERENPPPNQELFKEYFQDPRFTLGLRLSPGWSLETGYVELRDRGLHKAFEGRPEEVTGALGVRSYGVHAAVKYTHAFTDRLSGFGKVGKAYSERKRDLDSMNHTDNTDVGAYLHFGAQYKLSDRSTLSGGYEVQGNAAQKFGRGVVSDGAKAKLKIGF; translated from the coding sequence ATGAAAGCACGTCGCATCGGCCTGGCCGCCGTCCTCTTCGCCGCTGGCGCGGCGCAGGCGCAACTCATCGAGAAGCTGGAACAGCGGCGGCTCGAGTCCCTGCCGGTCAAGCCCGGCCCCCTGGACAAGGCATTCGTGCCGCTCGAGCGGGTATATGGCGAACGCGAGAATCCGCCCCCGAACCAGGAACTGTTCAAGGAGTATTTCCAGGATCCGCGCTTCACCCTCGGCCTGCGCCTGAGCCCCGGCTGGTCGCTCGAGACCGGCTACGTCGAACTGCGCGACCGCGGCTTGCACAAGGCCTTCGAGGGGCGCCCCGAAGAGGTGACGGGCGCGCTCGGGGTCAGGAGCTACGGGGTCCACGCCGCCGTCAAATATACCCACGCTTTCACCGACCGCCTGAGCGGTTTCGGCAAGGTCGGCAAGGCCTACAGCGAACGCAAGCGCGATCTCGACAGCATGAACCACACGGACAACACCGACGTGGGCGCCTACCTGCACTTCGGCGCGCAGTACAAGCTGAGCGACCGCTCCACCCTGAGCGGCGGCTACGAGGTCCAGGGCAACGCGGCGCAGAAGTTCGGCAGGGGCGTAGTCTCGGACGGCGCCAAGGCCAAGCTCAAGATCGGCTTCTGA
- a CDS encoding M48 family metalloprotease, giving the protein MDIDRFHSMVQRLERESAVAPGHYRLKVALLALLGFFILGLVLATLGFGLVALAGIAAAMAYSGGALLVLLVAKLGKLLFLLAVPLWYTLRSAFQALFVRFPAPQGHEVQRADAPALFAALDDMRRRMRGPRFHHVLVVAEANAAVVQRPAFGLVGFPRNYLLLGLPLLECLAPDEAMAIVAHEYGHLAGSHGRFSAFIYRLRHTWATVQAHMDHFQGWSARLARPLVRWYAPYFNAYTFVLARADEYRADAASAELVGAGSAAHALKRVNLVAPRYARYMEGVLRQVDELATPPAGVMHGWAEHAGGPCEESMLRAWLEEALDREGHVADTHPTLRARLAALGKPGQDQHGLPPALQGDSAAQAWFGDALGTVRGALQERWAGELATPWAQRYAETQGERARLRELRAAPGRDADQELEMLRLAMRHEPETDLRAPLAAFNEAHPGHALGLFLEGVTRLERDEREGLDLLERAMQADPDATGAACERAHAFLSARGEDELAQAYLARWRAVQEG; this is encoded by the coding sequence ATGGACATCGACCGTTTCCACAGCATGGTGCAGCGCCTCGAACGCGAGAGCGCCGTCGCACCGGGACACTACCGCCTCAAGGTCGCCCTGCTGGCGCTCCTGGGTTTCTTCATTCTCGGCTTGGTGCTGGCGACGCTCGGCTTCGGACTGGTGGCGCTGGCCGGCATCGCCGCCGCCATGGCCTACAGCGGCGGCGCGCTGCTCGTTCTCCTGGTCGCCAAGCTCGGCAAGCTGCTGTTCCTGCTGGCGGTGCCGCTGTGGTACACCCTGCGCTCGGCCTTCCAGGCCCTGTTCGTGCGTTTTCCGGCGCCGCAAGGCCATGAAGTCCAGCGCGCCGATGCGCCGGCGCTGTTCGCCGCGCTCGACGACATGCGCCGCCGCATGCGCGGGCCGCGCTTCCATCACGTGCTGGTGGTGGCGGAGGCGAATGCGGCGGTGGTGCAGCGTCCGGCCTTCGGCCTGGTCGGCTTCCCGCGCAACTACCTGCTGCTCGGCCTTCCCTTGCTGGAGTGCCTGGCGCCGGACGAGGCGATGGCCATCGTGGCCCACGAGTACGGCCACCTGGCAGGCTCGCACGGGCGCTTCTCGGCCTTCATCTACCGCCTGCGCCACACCTGGGCGACGGTGCAGGCGCACATGGACCACTTCCAGGGCTGGTCCGCCAGGCTGGCCCGTCCCCTGGTGCGCTGGTACGCGCCTTACTTCAACGCCTATACCTTCGTGCTGGCGCGCGCCGACGAATACCGCGCCGACGCCGCCTCCGCCGAACTGGTGGGCGCGGGCAGCGCCGCCCATGCGCTCAAGCGCGTGAACCTGGTGGCGCCGCGCTATGCGCGCTACATGGAAGGCGTGTTGCGCCAGGTCGACGAACTGGCAACGCCGCCGGCCGGCGTGATGCACGGCTGGGCCGAGCATGCCGGCGGTCCCTGCGAGGAAAGCATGCTGCGCGCCTGGCTGGAGGAGGCGCTCGACCGCGAGGGCCATGTCGCCGACACCCATCCGACCTTGCGCGCGCGCCTGGCTGCTCTGGGCAAGCCGGGCCAGGACCAGCACGGACTGCCGCCCGCCCTGCAGGGCGACAGCGCGGCGCAAGCCTGGTTCGGCGACGCTCTCGGGACGGTGCGCGGCGCGCTCCAGGAGCGCTGGGCCGGCGAGCTGGCCACGCCCTGGGCGCAGCGCTACGCCGAAACCCAGGGCGAACGCGCGCGCCTGCGCGAGTTGCGCGCCGCGCCCGGGCGCGACGCCGACCAGGAGCTGGAAATGCTGCGCCTGGCGATGCGCCACGAGCCCGAGACCGACCTGCGCGCCCCGCTGGCCGCCTTCAATGAAGCCCACCCGGGGCATGCGCTCGGCCTGTTCCTCGAGGGCGTGACCCGGCTGGAGCGCGACGAGCGCGAGGGCCTGGACTTGCTGGAGCGCGCCATGCAGGCCGACCCGGACGCCACCGGCGCCGCGTGCGAGCGCGCCCATGCTTTCCTGAGCGCGCGCGGCGAGGACGAACTGGCGCAAGCCTATCTGGCGCGCTGGCGCGCCGTGCAGGAGGGGTGA